One window of Peteryoungia desertarenae genomic DNA carries:
- the ugpB gene encoding sn-glycerol-3-phosphate ABC transporter substrate-binding protein UgpB translates to MSTKRFAASAATLALSLSFGSAAFAATELQWWHAMTGANNEVVDQLAKEFNESQSEYKITPVFKGTYPETLNAGIAAFRSKQPPAIIQVFDAGSGVMMGAEGAIVPVAEVLQKGGFEFDKSDYLAGIVAYYSKPDGTMLSFPYNSSSPVLYYNKDAFTKAGLDAENPPKTWPEVFDAARKIKESGAAPCGLTSTWLTWIQTENFAAWNNVPYGTNENGLAGGTVELKVNSPLYVQHFQSIADLAKDGVFRYGGRTSEAKQLFLSGECAIMTESSGGLGDIVKSGMNYGIGQLPYYEGNGPQNTIPGGASLWVFGGKSDEEYKGIAQFFNFLSQTEIQARLHQVSGYLPVTNAAYEATKSSGFYEKNPARETPILQMSGKAPTENSKGVRLPNLPQVRDIMNEEFEAMLSGSQDAKTTLDRIVDRGNAAIAAVSSN, encoded by the coding sequence ATGTCCACGAAACGTTTCGCTGCATCCGCGGCGACCCTCGCCCTTTCGCTTTCTTTCGGCTCTGCAGCCTTTGCTGCCACCGAATTGCAATGGTGGCATGCCATGACCGGCGCCAACAACGAAGTTGTTGACCAACTGGCCAAGGAGTTCAACGAAAGCCAGAGCGAGTACAAGATCACGCCCGTCTTCAAGGGCACCTACCCCGAAACCCTGAATGCCGGCATTGCCGCATTCCGTTCCAAGCAGCCACCGGCAATCATCCAGGTCTTCGATGCCGGCTCCGGCGTCATGATGGGCGCGGAAGGCGCGATCGTTCCGGTCGCCGAAGTTCTGCAGAAGGGTGGCTTCGAATTCGACAAGTCCGATTATCTGGCCGGCATCGTCGCCTACTATTCCAAGCCGGACGGGACAATGCTGTCCTTCCCCTACAACTCGTCCTCGCCGGTTCTCTACTACAACAAGGACGCCTTCACAAAGGCGGGTCTTGACGCAGAAAACCCGCCAAAGACCTGGCCTGAAGTCTTCGACGCAGCACGCAAGATCAAGGAAAGCGGCGCAGCTCCCTGCGGCCTTACATCGACCTGGCTGACCTGGATCCAAACCGAAAACTTCGCTGCCTGGAACAACGTCCCCTACGGTACCAACGAAAACGGCCTTGCTGGCGGCACAGTGGAGCTGAAGGTTAACTCGCCCCTCTACGTGCAGCACTTCCAGTCGATCGCCGATCTGGCCAAGGATGGCGTGTTCCGCTACGGCGGCCGCACTTCGGAAGCCAAGCAGTTGTTCCTTTCGGGCGAATGCGCCATCATGACCGAATCCTCTGGCGGTCTTGGTGATATCGTCAAGTCGGGCATGAACTACGGAATCGGTCAGCTTCCCTACTACGAGGGCAACGGTCCGCAGAACACAATTCCGGGCGGCGCCAGCCTCTGGGTCTTCGGTGGCAAGAGCGATGAAGAATACAAGGGCATTGCCCAGTTCTTCAATTTCCTGTCCCAGACCGAAATTCAGGCACGCCTGCATCAGGTTTCCGGTTATCTTCCGGTGACCAATGCAGCCTACGAGGCGACCAAGTCCTCGGGCTTCTACGAAAAGAACCCGGCGCGTGAAACGCCGATCCTGCAAATGAGCGGCAAAGCGCCGACCGAAAACTCCAAGGGCGTGCGTTTGCCGAACCTGCCGCAGGTTCGCGACATCATGAACGAAGAGTTTGAAGCCATGCTGTCCGGTTCGCAGGATGCGAAAACCACGCTCGACCGCATCGTTGATCGCGGCAACGCCGCCATCGCTGCTGTCTCCAGCAACTGA
- a CDS encoding SDR family oxidoreductase has product MRGKIAVVTGGTQGLGAEVARLFAERGAQAITICGRSVDKGRAKARELEERYGASVQFVAADLASVEDCRRVIAAAVERFGRIDTLVNVAAITDRGTILDTSPELFDRMFTINVRAPFFLMQDTIKVMRERGTEGTIVNISSMSSMAGQPFISAYCASKGALDTLTRNTAFALLRNRIRVNALNIGWMASDGEDRIQREFHGASEDWLEKASAAQPFGRLVDPAEVARAVAFLSTPESGLMTGATINFDQAVWGAYEGAPHPVSPL; this is encoded by the coding sequence ATGAGAGGAAAGATCGCTGTCGTGACCGGCGGAACGCAGGGGCTGGGTGCAGAGGTCGCAAGACTATTTGCCGAAAGAGGAGCGCAGGCGATCACCATTTGCGGGAGAAGCGTCGACAAGGGGCGGGCAAAGGCTCGCGAGCTTGAAGAGCGGTATGGTGCATCGGTGCAGTTTGTTGCTGCCGATCTCGCATCGGTTGAGGATTGTCGACGCGTGATTGCTGCTGCCGTGGAGCGCTTTGGTCGTATCGACACACTCGTGAATGTTGCAGCGATTACCGATCGCGGGACCATACTCGACACCTCGCCCGAACTCTTTGATCGGATGTTTACCATCAATGTGAGGGCACCATTCTTCCTGATGCAAGACACAATCAAGGTGATGCGCGAACGCGGCACTGAGGGTACCATCGTCAATATCTCGTCCATGTCTTCGATGGCCGGCCAACCCTTCATATCTGCCTATTGTGCATCGAAGGGCGCGCTTGATACCCTGACGCGGAATACCGCTTTTGCTCTCCTGCGCAACCGCATCCGGGTAAACGCGCTCAATATCGGCTGGATGGCAAGCGACGGGGAAGATCGCATACAGCGGGAGTTTCATGGCGCGAGCGAAGACTGGCTGGAGAAGGCGTCTGCGGCGCAACCATTCGGTCGCCTCGTTGATCCAGCTGAAGTCGCGCGCGCTGTCGCCTTCTTGTCAACGCCCGAGTCGGGTCTGATGACAGGCGCAACGATCAATTTTGATCAGGCCGTCTGGGGTGCTTATGAAGGAGCGCCC